Proteins from a single region of Bombus pascuorum chromosome 5, iyBomPasc1.1, whole genome shotgun sequence:
- the LOC132907595 gene encoding uncharacterized protein LOC132907595 isoform X2, translated as MPTPPTSFFSPECPLSNTTNLRGQTTQRSKSRVEAMLERALIQPQQCSVDPLYNAQNWGIPIWAIDKLQSWLDKIYSSVKDTNHLKQLRHSHQQCSTKDIKVRHLKGPYLKFESFQRDTRPIFVELPVWPTLNFHGDPGSCPFNTKRREKLEKLEKEVKENREGIQAINQEEKKDMTRRPRTSVRTRRAEKLASGYCEICRIRYRDLAKHVQSDQHLSFVQNDDNFLSLDKLINAGANVEAFLKLNRGKNIEKDCNLFSNGDRNLHDTVLPEGKVNRNAKDLEDFDVGDIKMVQRNGARRNLSLRLNSSHNLRTRTRHESGHLLRSKGSPWHEADKTEKFYDEFEGFTIKKRAKGTIWIEEDEPGDKYIEEDELKESKQNEYKIKTFSAELEEKCCNEKNCETYNKLKDTNNQDIQRTINCNNEENSIENDTQRIKQEQTPTKSKNHDQINGNIKNGCNENLLSTNENSRIKPCKVSSGNETLKELTCKLQLENTPSSAKRLSEHNDINTDTICNGHSIRDEQKINTTLNNTEKNEVAKEEKSKCCKSNRRGSRSVRGRHRLSVEERLIEDNRAYYKVEVLGSKLRSSVLSNNNSQCTVQKDEDSEEKKEVPSSEKPVVVRFKRVRKSELSLLSDEAESFMFRELKRDDSSEISDDEQSSVLPRDTESECNDNGNSICPSSFLTSSSPVKSETTEDDSQDSLSLGRARKKRRTQTEALIKDNVDYYKFETPGSRLRYQAPLTGIKENQEKIEGNIVEKDIEIAKVYPSKPSPEVEKMQFSFEAVPKSEPWYQTYQRQDEGAEFWHYFSEGDSQKPFLLPYEIENFHEILIKNQNRAENKKKGRGRSIGCIGRSPRKSPRCHASTLAIMSTIIRKKEQQQQSSNLYTIDECQSIRSHANTPRPDQKTELKSDVDEDLKEMVKSIDEMLNNANDSFELIESFEPDTTQMELNFYEPNIPRGPPPNLLELLDSCHDIVNCLENSSCASSECGEGSVESPLKRRKKRKNRTGWPGIKMKRRLQSKPLVDINCDRENLVEKNIGQSEKDCNVQVTNMSNRLTEEGNIKIAASVTSSIKQDEQSLGFGQRKDDGRLFEVYTSNISSNTRHDENEKKDVSIAVADNSMLHTTNAESCTGSLTSDMCNETDRNFILNKDYGFRKNLSKIEEISENDHGNDENHENVFRKDVHSISERRFISNAAMKKRQHDNTSSETCESRVELENHEILCRKDSETKIVSRKHHNTNGLPRKRQQKTHSENSDSEIEQHHRLHHHHHHHLHHSNVYKRNTVTSRKRICAKKRTRQTDISSDTVFEDENCKKDSYLSITCKKQQTIKGTKRRADTMSSETQDSEVDCALSGHVSPTIITTSELEQRRSSIEFQPVVRVMKIDDQVEMDHSILSVTIASNRRLRSSSSPRSNTQPPKKRLKTNRGQFGRWLKSS; from the exons ATGCCAACTCCTCCAACATCATTTTTTAGTCCTGAATGCCCCTTGTCTAATACAACCAATCTACGGGGTCAAACTACCCAAAGATCT AAATCGCGGGTGGAGGCAATGTTGGAGCGTGCTCTGATACAGCCACAACAGTGTTCCGTGGATCCACTCTACAACGCTCAAAATTGGGGAATTCCTATTTGGGCAATTGATAAACTTCAGTCTTGGCTTGACAAAATCTACTCATCTGTTAAAGACACTAAtcatttgaaacaattaagaCACTCGCATCAACAGTGTTCAACTAAAGATATAAAGGTCAGACATCTCAAGGGTCCTTATCTGAAATTTGAATCCTTTCAGAG GGATACTAGACCTATATTTGTTGAACTGCCTGTGTGGCCAACATTGAATTTTCACGGTGATCCAGGCTCTTGTCCTTTCAATACTAAGAGACGAGAGAAGCTGgaaaaattagagaaagaagtaaaagaaaacaggGAAGGTATTCAGGCTATCAACCAAGAGGAG AAAAAAGACATGACTCGGCGACCACGAACATCTGTCCGCACTCGAAGAGCAGAAAAATTAGCTTCCGGTTATTGTGAAATTTGCCGTATTAGATATAGAGATCTGGCCAAACATGTGCAAAGCGATCAGCATCTTAGCTTTGTTCAAAATGATGATAATTTCTTGTCTTTGGATAAATTGATTAATGCAGGAGCCAACGTAGAAGCGTTTTTAAAACTAAACAGAGGAAAAAATATAGA AAAAGATTGCAATTTGTTTTCCAATGGGGATCGTAATCTTCATGACACAGTATTACCAGAAGGGAAGGTTAATAGAAATGCAAAAGATTTAGAGGATTTTGACGTTGGAGACATAAAAATGGTACAACGTAATGGCGCACGTCGGAACCTCagtttaagattaaattcctCTCATAATTTACGTACACGTACAAGACACGAAAGCGGCCATTTATTAAGATCAAAAGGTAGTCCCTGGCATGAAGCCGATAAAACGGAGAAGTTTTATGACGAATTTGAAGGTTTTACTATCAAAAAGCGAGCGAAAGGGACAATTTGGATCGAAGAAGATGAACCAGGggataaatatatagaagaaGACGAATTAAAAGAATCTAAGCAAaatgaatacaaaattaaaacattctcGGCggaattagaagaaaaatgttgtaacgaaaaaaattgtgaaacaTATAACAAACTTAAAGATACTAACAATCAGGACATACAAAGgacaataaattgtaataacgaagaaaatagtaTTGAAAATGATACCCAACGCATCAAACAAGAACAAACTCCTACAAAGAGTAAAAATCATGATCAAATTAAtggaaacataaaaaatgGTTGTAATGAAAATCTTTTAAGTACAAATGAAAACAGTCGTATTAAACCTTGTAAAGTTTCGTCTGGAAACGAAACTTTAAAAGAATTAACTTGCAAATTACAGTTAGAAAATACTCCATCAAGTGCAAAAAGGTTATCAGAGCACAATGATATCAATACAGACACAATCTGTAATGGTCATTCTATAAGGGATGaacagaaaattaatacaacattgaataatacagaaaagaacgaagtagcaaaagaagagaaatcaAAATGTTGTAAGTCAAATAGAAGAGGTAGTCGGAGCGTCAGAGGACGACACAGGTTGTCCGTTGAAGAACGTTTGATCGAAGATAATCGTGCATATTATAAAGTGGAAGTGTTAGGAAGTAAGTTAAGATCGAGTGTATTGTCAAACAATAATTCTCAATGTACAGTTCAAAAGGATGAGGATAGtgaagagaagaaggaagtgCCATCTAGTGAAAAACCAGTAGTTGTACGATTTAAACGTGTAAGGAAGTCGGAACTATCATTACTAAGTGATGAAGCGGAATCTTTTATGTTTAGGGAACTTAAACGAGATGATTCGAGTGAAATAAGCGATGACGAACAGAGTAGCGTATTACCAAGGGATACTGAAAGTGAGTGTAACGATAACGGCAATTCTATCTGTCCTAGCTCATTCTTAACTTCTAGTTCACCTGTAAAATCGGAAACTACCGAAGACGATTCTCAAGACTCTTTAAGTTTGGGACGAGCTAGAAAAAAAAGACGGACACAAACAGAAGCGCTGATCAAAGATAACGTTGATTATTACAAATTCGAAACTCCTGGGAGCAGATTAAGGTATCAGGCACCTCTAACTggtattaaagaaaatcaggaaaaaatagaaggtaatattgtcgagaaagatatagaaatagCAAAGGTGTATCCGTCCAAACCCTCACCAGAGGTtgaaaaaatgcaattttcttTTGAAGCCGTACCAAAGTCTGAACCATGGTATCAAACGTATCAACGGCAAGATGAAGGGGCAGAATTTTGGCACTATTTTAGCGAAGGTGACTCACAAAAACCATTTCTTTTACcgtatgaaattgaaaattttcacgaaattttgataaaaaaccaaaatagagcggaaaataaaaaaaaaggtcgCGGACGGAGCATAGGTTGTATTGGACGATCACCTAGGAAAAGTCCTCGTTGTCATGCTTCTACATTAGCTATTATGTCaacaattataagaaaaaaagaacaacaacaacagtCTTCGAATTTGTACACGATAGATGAATGCCAATCCATCAGGTCACATGCAAATACTCCCAGACCTGATCAGAAAACTGAGTTGAAATCTGATGTGGATGAAGATCTAAAAGAAATGGtaaaaagtatcgacgaaATGCTTAATAATGCAAACGATAGTTTCGAGTTGATTGAATCGTTCGAGCCAGATACAACACAGATGGAATTGAATTTCTATGAACCAAATATCCCAAGAGGACCACCTCCAAACTTGCTTGAATTATTGGACAGTTGTCACGATATCGTAAACTGTTTAGAAAATTCATCATGTGCAAGTTCCGAGTGTGGTGAGGGAAGTGTCGAGTCACCTttaaaacgaaggaagaagaggaaaaatagAACCGGATGGCCTGGAATTAAAATGAAGAGAAGACTCCAAAGCAAACCTCTAGTAGACATAAACTGTGACAGGGAAAACCTAGTGGAGAAAAATATAGGGCAGAGCGAGAAGGATTGTAATGTGCAGGTCACGAATATGTCTAATAGATTAACAGaagaaggtaatattaaaatagctGCATCCGTTACGAGTTCCATCAAACAAGATGAACAGTCATTAGGCTTCGGCCAGAGGAAGGACGACGGACGTTTATTCGAAGTGTATACCtcgaatatttcttctaaTACACGTCACGAcgaaaacgagaagaaagacGTAAGTATAGCGGTTGCTGATAATTCCATGTTACATACAACAAATGCTGAATCCTGCACAGGTTCACTTACATCTGATATGTGCAACGAGACTGacagaaatttcatattgaaCAAAGACTATGGATTCAGAAAAAACTTATCGAAGATCGAAGAAATCTCAGAAAATGATCACGGAAACGATGAAAATCACGAGAACGTGTTTCGAAAAGATGTTCATTCTATATCGGAACGTCGGTTTATCTCAAACGCAGCCATGAAGAAACGCCAACATGACAACACATCTTCTGAAACTTGCGAATCTCGCGTAGAACTCGAAAATCATGAGATATTGTGTAGAAAGGACTCCGAGACCAAAATTGTTTCCAGGAAACATCATAATACTAACGGATTACCGAGAAAGAGGCAACAGAAGACTCATTCTGAAAACTCTGACTCTGAAATTGAACAGCATCATCGTCTCCATCATCATCACCATCACCACCTCCACCATagtaatgtatataaaagGAACACAGTAACTTCGCGAAAACGGATTTGCGCGAAGAAACGGACGAGACAAACTGACATATCTTCAGATACAGTGTTCGAAGATGAGAATTGTAAAAAGGATTCCTATTTAAGTATTACATGTAAAAAGCAACAAACTATAAAAGGTACAAAACGACGAGCCGATACCATGTCATCGGAAACACAAGATTCTGAAGTCGATTGTGCGTTATCGGGACATGTCAGCCCTACGATTATAACTACTTCAGAACTTGAACAAAGACGTTCGAGTATTGAGTTTCAACCAGTTGTTAGAGTGATGAAGATCGACGATCAAGTTGAAATGGACCACAGTATTCTCTCGGTAACGATTGCAAGCAACAGACGGTTAAGAAGTTCCAGTTCTCCGAGATCGAATACTCAACCGCCGAAAAAACGTTTAAAGACCAACCGTGGTCAATTCGGAAGGTGGTTAAAAAGTAGCTGA
- the LOC132907595 gene encoding uncharacterized protein LOC132907595 isoform X1 produces the protein MVSPSKIQHQEQKQPSRENKLNKHSHVHTKKELKSLEGKSFYLDIKNHATTAKIEAKIKDLGGVIELFLIRSVDLVISDRVDKTGYINFEKHKWGCASGGSGGPPSLRSLETPTPMPTPPTSFFSPECPLSNTTNLRGQTTQRSKSRVEAMLERALIQPQQCSVDPLYNAQNWGIPIWAIDKLQSWLDKIYSSVKDTNHLKQLRHSHQQCSTKDIKVRHLKGPYLKFESFQRDTRPIFVELPVWPTLNFHGDPGSCPFNTKRREKLEKLEKEVKENREGIQAINQEEKKDMTRRPRTSVRTRRAEKLASGYCEICRIRYRDLAKHVQSDQHLSFVQNDDNFLSLDKLINAGANVEAFLKLNRGKNIEKDCNLFSNGDRNLHDTVLPEGKVNRNAKDLEDFDVGDIKMVQRNGARRNLSLRLNSSHNLRTRTRHESGHLLRSKGSPWHEADKTEKFYDEFEGFTIKKRAKGTIWIEEDEPGDKYIEEDELKESKQNEYKIKTFSAELEEKCCNEKNCETYNKLKDTNNQDIQRTINCNNEENSIENDTQRIKQEQTPTKSKNHDQINGNIKNGCNENLLSTNENSRIKPCKVSSGNETLKELTCKLQLENTPSSAKRLSEHNDINTDTICNGHSIRDEQKINTTLNNTEKNEVAKEEKSKCCKSNRRGSRSVRGRHRLSVEERLIEDNRAYYKVEVLGSKLRSSVLSNNNSQCTVQKDEDSEEKKEVPSSEKPVVVRFKRVRKSELSLLSDEAESFMFRELKRDDSSEISDDEQSSVLPRDTESECNDNGNSICPSSFLTSSSPVKSETTEDDSQDSLSLGRARKKRRTQTEALIKDNVDYYKFETPGSRLRYQAPLTGIKENQEKIEGNIVEKDIEIAKVYPSKPSPEVEKMQFSFEAVPKSEPWYQTYQRQDEGAEFWHYFSEGDSQKPFLLPYEIENFHEILIKNQNRAENKKKGRGRSIGCIGRSPRKSPRCHASTLAIMSTIIRKKEQQQQSSNLYTIDECQSIRSHANTPRPDQKTELKSDVDEDLKEMVKSIDEMLNNANDSFELIESFEPDTTQMELNFYEPNIPRGPPPNLLELLDSCHDIVNCLENSSCASSECGEGSVESPLKRRKKRKNRTGWPGIKMKRRLQSKPLVDINCDRENLVEKNIGQSEKDCNVQVTNMSNRLTEEGNIKIAASVTSSIKQDEQSLGFGQRKDDGRLFEVYTSNISSNTRHDENEKKDVSIAVADNSMLHTTNAESCTGSLTSDMCNETDRNFILNKDYGFRKNLSKIEEISENDHGNDENHENVFRKDVHSISERRFISNAAMKKRQHDNTSSETCESRVELENHEILCRKDSETKIVSRKHHNTNGLPRKRQQKTHSENSDSEIEQHHRLHHHHHHHLHHSNVYKRNTVTSRKRICAKKRTRQTDISSDTVFEDENCKKDSYLSITCKKQQTIKGTKRRADTMSSETQDSEVDCALSGHVSPTIITTSELEQRRSSIEFQPVVRVMKIDDQVEMDHSILSVTIASNRRLRSSSSPRSNTQPPKKRLKTNRGQFGRWLKSS, from the exons ATGGTATCGCCATCCAAAATTCAACATCAGGAGCAGAAGCAGCCAtcaagagaaaataaattaaacaaacattCAC ATGTTCATACAAAGAAGGAACTGAAATCATTGGAAGGAAAGTCGTTTTACTTGGATATCAAGAATCATGCTACTACAGCTAAAATAGAAGCTAAGATTAAAGATTTGGGAGGA gtaatagaattatttttaatacggAGTGTAGACCTGGTGATTAGTGACAGAGTAGACAAGACTGGTTACATAAATTTTGAGAAACATAAATGGGGTTGTGCCAGTGGAGGCAGCGGGGGACCTCCCTCGCTGAGGAGTTTAGAAACTCCAACCCCCATGCCAACTCCTCCAACATCATTTTTTAGTCCTGAATGCCCCTTGTCTAATACAACCAATCTACGGGGTCAAACTACCCAAAGATCT AAATCGCGGGTGGAGGCAATGTTGGAGCGTGCTCTGATACAGCCACAACAGTGTTCCGTGGATCCACTCTACAACGCTCAAAATTGGGGAATTCCTATTTGGGCAATTGATAAACTTCAGTCTTGGCTTGACAAAATCTACTCATCTGTTAAAGACACTAAtcatttgaaacaattaagaCACTCGCATCAACAGTGTTCAACTAAAGATATAAAGGTCAGACATCTCAAGGGTCCTTATCTGAAATTTGAATCCTTTCAGAG GGATACTAGACCTATATTTGTTGAACTGCCTGTGTGGCCAACATTGAATTTTCACGGTGATCCAGGCTCTTGTCCTTTCAATACTAAGAGACGAGAGAAGCTGgaaaaattagagaaagaagtaaaagaaaacaggGAAGGTATTCAGGCTATCAACCAAGAGGAG AAAAAAGACATGACTCGGCGACCACGAACATCTGTCCGCACTCGAAGAGCAGAAAAATTAGCTTCCGGTTATTGTGAAATTTGCCGTATTAGATATAGAGATCTGGCCAAACATGTGCAAAGCGATCAGCATCTTAGCTTTGTTCAAAATGATGATAATTTCTTGTCTTTGGATAAATTGATTAATGCAGGAGCCAACGTAGAAGCGTTTTTAAAACTAAACAGAGGAAAAAATATAGA AAAAGATTGCAATTTGTTTTCCAATGGGGATCGTAATCTTCATGACACAGTATTACCAGAAGGGAAGGTTAATAGAAATGCAAAAGATTTAGAGGATTTTGACGTTGGAGACATAAAAATGGTACAACGTAATGGCGCACGTCGGAACCTCagtttaagattaaattcctCTCATAATTTACGTACACGTACAAGACACGAAAGCGGCCATTTATTAAGATCAAAAGGTAGTCCCTGGCATGAAGCCGATAAAACGGAGAAGTTTTATGACGAATTTGAAGGTTTTACTATCAAAAAGCGAGCGAAAGGGACAATTTGGATCGAAGAAGATGAACCAGGggataaatatatagaagaaGACGAATTAAAAGAATCTAAGCAAaatgaatacaaaattaaaacattctcGGCggaattagaagaaaaatgttgtaacgaaaaaaattgtgaaacaTATAACAAACTTAAAGATACTAACAATCAGGACATACAAAGgacaataaattgtaataacgaagaaaatagtaTTGAAAATGATACCCAACGCATCAAACAAGAACAAACTCCTACAAAGAGTAAAAATCATGATCAAATTAAtggaaacataaaaaatgGTTGTAATGAAAATCTTTTAAGTACAAATGAAAACAGTCGTATTAAACCTTGTAAAGTTTCGTCTGGAAACGAAACTTTAAAAGAATTAACTTGCAAATTACAGTTAGAAAATACTCCATCAAGTGCAAAAAGGTTATCAGAGCACAATGATATCAATACAGACACAATCTGTAATGGTCATTCTATAAGGGATGaacagaaaattaatacaacattgaataatacagaaaagaacgaagtagcaaaagaagagaaatcaAAATGTTGTAAGTCAAATAGAAGAGGTAGTCGGAGCGTCAGAGGACGACACAGGTTGTCCGTTGAAGAACGTTTGATCGAAGATAATCGTGCATATTATAAAGTGGAAGTGTTAGGAAGTAAGTTAAGATCGAGTGTATTGTCAAACAATAATTCTCAATGTACAGTTCAAAAGGATGAGGATAGtgaagagaagaaggaagtgCCATCTAGTGAAAAACCAGTAGTTGTACGATTTAAACGTGTAAGGAAGTCGGAACTATCATTACTAAGTGATGAAGCGGAATCTTTTATGTTTAGGGAACTTAAACGAGATGATTCGAGTGAAATAAGCGATGACGAACAGAGTAGCGTATTACCAAGGGATACTGAAAGTGAGTGTAACGATAACGGCAATTCTATCTGTCCTAGCTCATTCTTAACTTCTAGTTCACCTGTAAAATCGGAAACTACCGAAGACGATTCTCAAGACTCTTTAAGTTTGGGACGAGCTAGAAAAAAAAGACGGACACAAACAGAAGCGCTGATCAAAGATAACGTTGATTATTACAAATTCGAAACTCCTGGGAGCAGATTAAGGTATCAGGCACCTCTAACTggtattaaagaaaatcaggaaaaaatagaaggtaatattgtcgagaaagatatagaaatagCAAAGGTGTATCCGTCCAAACCCTCACCAGAGGTtgaaaaaatgcaattttcttTTGAAGCCGTACCAAAGTCTGAACCATGGTATCAAACGTATCAACGGCAAGATGAAGGGGCAGAATTTTGGCACTATTTTAGCGAAGGTGACTCACAAAAACCATTTCTTTTACcgtatgaaattgaaaattttcacgaaattttgataaaaaaccaaaatagagcggaaaataaaaaaaaaggtcgCGGACGGAGCATAGGTTGTATTGGACGATCACCTAGGAAAAGTCCTCGTTGTCATGCTTCTACATTAGCTATTATGTCaacaattataagaaaaaaagaacaacaacaacagtCTTCGAATTTGTACACGATAGATGAATGCCAATCCATCAGGTCACATGCAAATACTCCCAGACCTGATCAGAAAACTGAGTTGAAATCTGATGTGGATGAAGATCTAAAAGAAATGGtaaaaagtatcgacgaaATGCTTAATAATGCAAACGATAGTTTCGAGTTGATTGAATCGTTCGAGCCAGATACAACACAGATGGAATTGAATTTCTATGAACCAAATATCCCAAGAGGACCACCTCCAAACTTGCTTGAATTATTGGACAGTTGTCACGATATCGTAAACTGTTTAGAAAATTCATCATGTGCAAGTTCCGAGTGTGGTGAGGGAAGTGTCGAGTCACCTttaaaacgaaggaagaagaggaaaaatagAACCGGATGGCCTGGAATTAAAATGAAGAGAAGACTCCAAAGCAAACCTCTAGTAGACATAAACTGTGACAGGGAAAACCTAGTGGAGAAAAATATAGGGCAGAGCGAGAAGGATTGTAATGTGCAGGTCACGAATATGTCTAATAGATTAACAGaagaaggtaatattaaaatagctGCATCCGTTACGAGTTCCATCAAACAAGATGAACAGTCATTAGGCTTCGGCCAGAGGAAGGACGACGGACGTTTATTCGAAGTGTATACCtcgaatatttcttctaaTACACGTCACGAcgaaaacgagaagaaagacGTAAGTATAGCGGTTGCTGATAATTCCATGTTACATACAACAAATGCTGAATCCTGCACAGGTTCACTTACATCTGATATGTGCAACGAGACTGacagaaatttcatattgaaCAAAGACTATGGATTCAGAAAAAACTTATCGAAGATCGAAGAAATCTCAGAAAATGATCACGGAAACGATGAAAATCACGAGAACGTGTTTCGAAAAGATGTTCATTCTATATCGGAACGTCGGTTTATCTCAAACGCAGCCATGAAGAAACGCCAACATGACAACACATCTTCTGAAACTTGCGAATCTCGCGTAGAACTCGAAAATCATGAGATATTGTGTAGAAAGGACTCCGAGACCAAAATTGTTTCCAGGAAACATCATAATACTAACGGATTACCGAGAAAGAGGCAACAGAAGACTCATTCTGAAAACTCTGACTCTGAAATTGAACAGCATCATCGTCTCCATCATCATCACCATCACCACCTCCACCATagtaatgtatataaaagGAACACAGTAACTTCGCGAAAACGGATTTGCGCGAAGAAACGGACGAGACAAACTGACATATCTTCAGATACAGTGTTCGAAGATGAGAATTGTAAAAAGGATTCCTATTTAAGTATTACATGTAAAAAGCAACAAACTATAAAAGGTACAAAACGACGAGCCGATACCATGTCATCGGAAACACAAGATTCTGAAGTCGATTGTGCGTTATCGGGACATGTCAGCCCTACGATTATAACTACTTCAGAACTTGAACAAAGACGTTCGAGTATTGAGTTTCAACCAGTTGTTAGAGTGATGAAGATCGACGATCAAGTTGAAATGGACCACAGTATTCTCTCGGTAACGATTGCAAGCAACAGACGGTTAAGAAGTTCCAGTTCTCCGAGATCGAATACTCAACCGCCGAAAAAACGTTTAAAGACCAACCGTGGTCAATTCGGAAGGTGGTTAAAAAGTAGCTGA